The following coding sequences are from one bacterium window:
- a CDS encoding phosphoglycerate dehydrogenase, whose amino-acid sequence MKILISDEVSPACVGKLSSQFEVDYKTGLSPAELANIISEYDAWIVRSASKATASLIHAAGRLKIIGRAGAGVDNIDVEAATQKGIVVMNTPGGNTVSTAEHTIAMIMALSRNIPQANDSVKGGEWKKSKFTGSELFEKTLGILGIGKVGREVALRMKSFGMAIVGYDPVLNPSEAAKIGVELVSLENLLARSDFITIHTPLNKATENILNKNTLQMCKDGVRIVNCARGGIINEEALFDFLKSGKVAGVALDVFNSEPPGNNPLLQLPNVIVTPHLGASTEEAQEKVAIQIAEQIIDAFSGKTIRGAVNMMPLDQSVIIKSSAYLNLANKLGSFTSQAFDGPFTKINVCYFGDVLDHPTELMTTSFLTGLLDNVIENVNMVSAPVIAKNQGIAVSETRSTEHQDFTHLITIEIVANGNIHTVSGALYGKNDPRLVAINEFMFDSKLNGFLLKISNDDRPGMIGKLGTVLGNHKINIAQMSLGRKGIGGKAMTVLNLDQGIPIEVENELLKNGFADVRFISLNNVLQPFSLQRTNA is encoded by the coding sequence ATGAAAATTCTCATAAGCGACGAGGTTTCACCTGCTTGTGTTGGAAAACTGAGCAGCCAATTTGAAGTTGATTATAAAACCGGCTTGTCACCAGCTGAATTAGCAAATATCATATCTGAATATGACGCTTGGATCGTTCGAAGTGCAAGTAAAGCAACAGCATCACTCATTCATGCAGCGGGCCGACTGAAGATCATAGGCCGTGCCGGAGCGGGTGTTGATAATATCGATGTAGAGGCCGCAACCCAAAAAGGCATTGTCGTAATGAATACGCCTGGCGGAAACACCGTTTCAACAGCGGAACACACTATTGCGATGATCATGGCGTTATCTCGAAATATCCCGCAGGCAAACGACAGTGTTAAAGGCGGTGAATGGAAAAAAAGTAAATTCACAGGCTCTGAACTGTTTGAAAAGACTTTAGGCATTCTCGGAATAGGAAAAGTCGGACGTGAAGTTGCACTCAGAATGAAATCATTTGGTATGGCTATTGTCGGATATGACCCGGTTCTAAACCCAAGCGAAGCGGCGAAAATAGGGGTTGAACTTGTTTCACTTGAAAATTTATTGGCACGCTCCGATTTCATTACAATTCACACACCGCTTAATAAAGCTACCGAAAATATTTTGAACAAGAACACATTGCAAATGTGCAAAGACGGCGTTCGAATTGTTAATTGCGCACGCGGCGGGATCATAAATGAAGAGGCGCTTTTTGATTTTTTAAAGTCCGGAAAGGTTGCAGGAGTTGCCTTGGATGTTTTCAATTCCGAACCGCCCGGTAACAATCCGCTATTACAATTACCCAACGTTATTGTTACGCCGCATTTAGGTGCATCAACAGAAGAAGCACAGGAAAAAGTAGCTATACAAATCGCAGAGCAGATCATCGACGCTTTTTCAGGCAAAACAATTCGCGGGGCTGTGAATATGATGCCCTTAGATCAGTCGGTTATTATAAAAAGCTCTGCTTATCTGAATCTCGCAAATAAATTAGGAAGTTTTACTTCGCAGGCTTTTGACGGGCCTTTTACAAAAATAAATGTATGTTACTTTGGCGACGTCCTTGACCATCCGACCGAGTTGATGACGACAAGCTTCTTGACCGGATTGCTTGATAACGTTATAGAGAACGTCAATATGGTTAGCGCTCCGGTAATTGCAAAAAACCAAGGCATTGCCGTAAGTGAAACACGTAGCACAGAACATCAGGATTTTACGCATCTCATCACAATTGAAATCGTGGCTAATGGGAATATTCATACAGTGTCTGGCGCCCTCTATGGAAAAAACGACCCTCGATTAGTTGCGATCAATGAGTTTATGTTTGACTCGAAGTTGAACGGTTTTCTTTTAAAAATTTCTAATGATGACAGGCCCGGGATGATTGGGAAGCTGGGAACGGTTTTGGGTAATCACAAGATCAATATTGCGCAAATGTCGTTAGGCCGAAAAGGCATCGGCGGGAAAGCGATGACCGTGTTAAATCTTGACCAGGGAATTCCGATTGAAGTCGAGAATGAATTACTGAAGAACGGATTTGCCGATGTGCGTTTCATCAGTTTAAACAATGTATTGCAGCCGTTTAGTCTCCAAAGAACGAATGCATGA
- a CDS encoding carbohydrate ABC transporter permease: MTSWNRYSLLFAVCLVCIAPVAWMIGVSLVEYPEKNFSFGNYVEVWNSGLFGRYFFNSLIVSIAVTAGNIVFCSMAGYFFARQNFRYKNVLFITVLLTLIIPGQIVMVPLYMLMNHFNWLDTYWALIIPWVVNPFGIFLMKQYFEKLPVSVEESARMDGAAEMTILFRIIMPMAKPALAVLGIYIFVNNWNQFLFPFLFTDSDVMRTLPVGLAFFSGYQDIDTPHLMAGAGISSIPMIIIFLLFQKQIISGLTSGALKE, encoded by the coding sequence ATGACTTCGTGGAATAGGTATTCACTCTTATTTGCTGTCTGCCTTGTATGTATCGCTCCCGTCGCGTGGATGATAGGCGTGTCATTGGTTGAATATCCAGAAAAAAATTTTTCTTTTGGAAATTATGTTGAAGTTTGGAATTCAGGATTATTTGGGCGATATTTCTTTAATAGTTTAATTGTCTCGATAGCTGTTACGGCGGGTAATATTGTTTTTTGTTCGATGGCAGGCTATTTCTTTGCAAGACAGAATTTTCGCTATAAAAATGTACTTTTTATTACGGTTCTTTTGACTTTAATTATCCCCGGACAGATAGTCATGGTTCCTCTCTACATGTTGATGAATCATTTTAATTGGCTCGATACCTATTGGGCACTCATTATTCCTTGGGTCGTAAATCCGTTCGGAATATTCCTGATGAAACAATATTTTGAAAAATTACCTGTTTCTGTAGAAGAGTCGGCGCGCATGGACGGGGCTGCTGAAATGACCATATTATTTCGTATCATCATGCCGATGGCAAAGCCTGCATTAGCGGTTTTAGGAATTTACATTTTTGTGAATAATTGGAATCAGTTTTTGTTTCCGTTTCTTTTTACAGATTCTGATGTTATGAGAACTTTGCCCGTCGGTTTGGCTTTTTTCAGCGGTTACCAGGATATTGACACGCCGCACCTAATGGCAGGAGCCGGTATTTCGTCTATTCCGATGATCATTATTTTTCTTTTATTTCAAAAACAAATAATATCCGGGCTCACCAGCGGAGCTTTGAAAGAATAA
- a CDS encoding metallophosphoesterase family protein: MRIAVISDIHANLEALTKALNVIDDQKPDEIICLGDVVGYGPDPDQCIDIVRKRSNIILMGNHDYAVTHTEATENFNPIAKEAVLWTREQISEDNLNFLSLLPYTHKLNDIYFVHSTPQEPEEWHYVFTWNDAMTQFDHFEEKVCFIGHSHVPQIYYHDTSTTMSFSLSKETKYLINVGSIGQPRDGNPRLSFGIFDTNKWYYQPYRSEYDTEATAQKIRERGLPPFLADRLIKGR; this comes from the coding sequence ATGCGAATTGCCGTCATTTCCGACATTCACGCTAATTTAGAAGCCTTAACCAAAGCGCTTAACGTGATCGATGATCAAAAACCAGACGAGATCATTTGTCTGGGAGACGTCGTAGGTTATGGACCTGATCCTGATCAGTGTATAGATATTGTTCGAAAGCGCTCTAATATTATACTCATGGGAAATCACGATTATGCTGTAACCCATACTGAGGCAACAGAAAATTTTAACCCTATTGCCAAAGAAGCCGTGCTATGGACCCGCGAGCAGATCAGTGAAGATAATTTAAACTTTCTCTCGCTCCTGCCATATACGCACAAGCTAAATGATATCTATTTTGTTCACTCGACTCCCCAGGAGCCTGAAGAATGGCATTATGTTTTTACTTGGAATGATGCCATGACGCAATTCGATCATTTTGAAGAAAAAGTTTGCTTCATCGGCCATTCTCACGTACCGCAGATATACTACCACGACACAAGTACTACCATGTCGTTTTCACTGAGTAAAGAAACCAAATATTTGATCAATGTCGGAAGTATTGGACAACCCAGAGATGGCAATCCGCGTCTAAGCTTCGGCATTTTTGATACGAATAAATGGTATTACCAGCCCTATCGCTCTGAATACGATACGGAAGCGACAGCTCAAAAAATAAGAGAAAGGGGACTGCCTCCATTTTTAGCTGATCGTTTAATAAAAGGAAGATAA